CCGTTTTTTCCTGCATATTCAGGGCCTGTGCCTACAGATTTTAAGTTTTACTTTTTCGTAGAGATTATTGCGGTAGTGTATACCATTGTTCCCCTGTTTTTAAATCTGTACGCACTTTCAGGCATCAGTTCATCAAAAATAGGGATGATTCTGAATATCAACCCGATTATTGCTTTTATTCTTGCAGGCGCAGTCTACCATGAAGCGTCAGGAACATTGCAGCTGGTTGCTTATGCCCTTATTTTTATTGCCGTTCTTATTTTTAATACCGGTGGTGTTTTCAGGCCTGATACAGAAAAAAGAAGTATAGTAACTGATAATGGAAATCCGGGTACGCCAACTTAAAAAACCCTGTCCTTGTTCCTCCCTGAAGATACTCCATAAAAGCGGCAAGGCATTTTCCATTGACGGATATACAAGCATGGCAGCATAATTGTATCCCATCCTTTAAAAAACTATGGAAACTTTAAACCTCTCTGTTTTCAGCATTATTTCTCTGGCGATTCCTTTAATAATGCTGGTCATCAGTACTTTTTATGCATCCAGGCAACTCAATACGGAAGCCGTCCTTCTGGTTTCGGGTTCGGGCATTGTTTTTATTGTCGCTGTATTTTTTATTTTTATGCCTTACCTGATGCAGAGCCGGAATATGGCCGTTGAAATTGTAAACGTGTATTATGGGATAGCAGGAGCCGTTAATTTTATAGGAGGGCTCCTTTTTGCAATAGGTTTCCTTATGCTTGTACTTACTGTTATCAGGCAAAATAAGGTGTCTAATGCAGAAAAACTGTGAATTAATTTAAATTAGTGATGATTGAATTTAAAACTTAGTCAAAGGCTAATACCCTGTTTAAGAATGATAACTTTACATTTTTAAAACAGATCTGAATCTTATTCTGAAACGTACACCCGCAGATTCAGCAGATTTTTTATTGATATTCAGATCTGCGTAATTGTCTTGGTCTGCGGGAGATTATATTTTCGTCTAAATTTAAACGGACTCTAAAATAAAAACTTTTAAATGGCTGTAAAAAAGGCGAAGAGCCCGAATACGATACCCGGTGAATTGGCCAAGATAATCGGCATATCCCGTTCAGGCTTTTTCATGAATCCGTATACTACCCATAAGGTACAGTTCACGGCGGCAACCAGCGGCTGCAGCCATTCCCCTTTGTTTCCGGCCAGGTTGCTGCGGATCTGAGGGATATATGAGACATACATTGCCATAGCCGTTACGGTAGCCACCCATCCCAATATTTTGAAAAATTTTTTGTTGTCCATTATTTGTGGTTTTAAAATTAATATCAGATATAAGTCATAGTAGTTTGCAACTTACATGCCCAAATGAATCTGCAGGGAAACAGCCGAAACGTTTATCGGGGATCATCTACAGTTCCATTTTGATGAAACCTGTAAAATAGCCTGATGTAAAATATCAGGCCTGTTTTTTTCTGCCAGGAAAATAAAATCTCAGGATTGGCTTATGAAATAAAATAATTTTTACGCATTTCTTAATCCCGAACCCAGACTGTATGATTAGAATATCTCCTGTTCCTTTTAAAAAGTGATGTATGTCATTTTTCCTTAATACCAGATTAAAAAATATATTGTATTTTTGACGCTTACATGATGCATACGTCTTTCAGGAACTTTTTCGTTTTCTCTTTACTGCTGGTGTTTCTTTTTAACGTCAGCGGAATCGGTACGTGCATGGATCATATGCGTCACAGCAAAAATATTTCTGAAAAGGCACAACATTCAAAGACAGAAAAAGGACCTTCCATTTCCCAGGATGATGAATGCCAGTGTGCACTTCATATGCAGATGAACCAGGTTCTGATGCCTGAAATGCTTGCCCTGGAATTGCCTGACAATGCCATTTCTGATCATGAGTTACCTCAGACGAAGGCCATGACCTGCCGCTGCCTGCTGGATTATTTCAGTTCCCGTGCCCCGCCCGTTTCCGCATATTCCGCAGCCTGATTCCCTTTACACGCTGCCAATTACTATTACTGCAGGTTTTCCGCCTGTATACCATTTATGTGGATTTCTGTGTTACCGTACTGTTTCAGTAACGTGATGAATTCCTTTTTACCAACAGAGGCATCCCGTTATGCCTGTATTATTCTGTAATTAATGCATACCCAAAATTTTTATCATCCAGAGGTACTTTCCCGTACTCCCGGCAAAACATATAAGCTTTCCGTACTCAGCTTTATGCTCGCATTATCTGCTTTCAACGCGCAACAGACCCGAAAAGATTCAGCCGGATCGGCCACCATTCAGACAGTGGAAATTACCGGCCGGAAATCCAAAGATTATATTTCAGACTATTCTTTTGCGGCTACAAAAACAGCCATGAAGAACAAAGACCTGCCCTTGACGCTGAACACCGTAACCAAGGAACTGATCAATGACCGGCAGGCTTTCCAGCTGGGCGATGTGATGAAAAACGTAAGCGGCGTATCCCCTTCAAGCTATTATAACCAATACAATATCCGCGGAATCAGCCAGAATGAAGAAGGCCAGATCATCAACGGAATGCGTACCCGCCAGTATTATTTTCTGCAGCCCATGACTTCCAATATTGAACGCGTGGAGGTTTTTAAAGGCCCTGCGAGCATCACCATGTCCAGCGCAGACCCGGGCGGAACCATCAATATGGTCACCAAAAAGCCTTTGGAAATACCCCGGCATCAGGTCAGTCTTTCCGGAGGCAGTTTTGATACCTACCGCATTACTACTGATCTTACCGGTCCGCTGAATAAAAGCAAAAACTTACGGTACCGTTTCAACGGGGCCTATCAGAATGCAGGGTCTTTCAGGGACCATGTTAAGAACACCGGGATTCTGGTCTCGCCGTCCATTACTTTTATTCCCAATGAAAAAACTTCTTTAAATGTTGAAATGATTTTTAATGACCTCCATGGGAATCTCGACAGGGGCCAGCCTGTTTTCGGAGCCGTGCCCGGAAAAACCGATCTCAACAGTACCCCGAGAAGCCTGAACCTGGGCGCACCGGATGATTATTTCAAAACCCGGGAATTTGTTATCATGGGGAGCTTTGCGCATCATTTCAACCGGCATGTCAGCTTTAACGCTTCCTACATGAAGCAGTTCTGGAATGAAAACCTTCAGGAACACAGGACTACCAATTCTTTTGTACCCGATATAAACAACAATCCTGTTTTCAGCCTTGCCATGATGCAGTTTGTTCAGCGGAAGCAGAAATGGGGAACAGATAATATCAATGCGTATTTTAATTTCAGCTACAGGACAGGAGAGGTTGAGCATCAGACCCTGTTAGGTTATGACAGCCAGGTCTGGGAAAAACGCGATGGCGGTGAACAGAATGCAGCCAGAGGCTTTCTGCTGAAAGACGGTTCGGTAGCCTCATCCTACAATCCTGCGAATGCGGCAAATTACCAGACCGTCAGTTATCAGGGGATTATCATTCCTAAAACCAATGTCGCTCCGTTTGACTTGACGCCCGGTGCACAGAACCACCAGGGAACGGATTTTTATATTATGAATGTAAATACGGTATTGCCGTCGGCGCTTACCACCACGCATGCCGCCTACCTCCAGCATCTATTTACCTGGCGGAAGTTTAAGGTATTGTCCGGGATCCGTCATGAATGGTTCCAGGATATTACCCAATTCAAAACGGATAATGAAAGCTCTTTCCGGAATGCCAAGCTTCTGTACAGGGTAGGGGTTACCTACAGCCTTACGGACCACATCAACCTGTACGGAACCTACCTTACCGGGTATCAGCCGCAATCCAATACCGTAAGCTTAATGCCGAATACCGCAGGCTTTACCGGCTCGCAATCTGCCGCAAGGTTCAGGCCGCTGACTTCCGATTTAAAAGAGCTCGGCATCAAAGCAAGACTGTTCGGTAAGTTTTCGGTCAGCCTTTCGGCCTATGAAATCAACCAGAAAAACATCCTGATCAATGCCAATAACCCTGCAGAACCAGATGAACTGGTACAGCGAGGAGCTGACAGGAGCCGTGGTTTTGAAGCTGAATTCACCGGATATATCCTTCCCCAATGGCACATTTACGGAGGATACAGCTATATTGATGCTGTCATACGCAATGATGCCGATCCGGGCCTCATCGGAAAACGGAAAGAAAATACATCTAAAAACGGGGTTAACCTGTGGACCCGGTACAACTTTACAAAGATTCCTGCACTGAGAGATTTCGGAGCAGGACTGGGAATGCTTTACCAGAGTTCAAAAATACCATGGTTTACAAGGAGTTTTGAGCTTCCTGCCTATACCACTTTAGATGCTGCTTTGTATTATGCTCCCACAGATACCAAACTACAGCTGGCACTGAATGTCAATAACCTTAACGGTACCACCTACTGGCTGGGTGCCCAGAACTATCTGAGGCTGTTTCCCGGAGCACCCAGGAATTATTCAATAACAGCTACCTATATATTTTAATTATGGCAAAATCAATTTTAAAACTGATCATTAGGAAAACCAGGCAGGACCTTCTGAAAGAAAAGCAGAACCTGCTGATTGCCGTCACCGTACTGCTGTTCTGTATGCTGAGTATGGGAGTAAGATTTATGAAATATAAAGAAACCGGTACGCAGATACAGGAATACCGGAAAGAAGTCCGGGAACACTGGGAAGACCGGCCGGCGAAACATCCGCACCGGATGGCACATTATGGCTACCTGGTGTTCCGTACCGCGCATCCTTTAAGTATTTTTGATAACGGACTGGATGATTACCTCGGGAATGTTATCTTCCTGGAGGCCCACAAGCAGAATACCGCCAATCTGTCAGAAGCCGGAAGTTCAGGGATCCTGGTGCGTTTCGGTGCGTTTACCGGTGCCTTTATCCTGCAGTGCATCGTCCCGCTGATTATTTTGTTCATCGGTTTCGGGCTGATTGCCCGGGAGCGTGAGAATGCCACCCTGAAGATACTCAGTACGCAGGGAGCTTCAGGGAGGGATATGGTCTGGGGCAAGATCCTGGGGCTCTGGCAGTTTTCTCTGTTGTTTTTACTGCCGGTCCTGCCTGTGGTATTCTTAATTACCCTAACTTCAGGTGCGGTGCCATGGGCGGATATCGGTATACGATTACTGATGCTGATGCCTGCTTATATGGCCTATTACTTTTTTATCTCTGCTCTTACAGTACTGGCCTCTGCCTGCAGCAAAAGTTCTTCACTGGCTTTGGTAGGGCTGATCGGCTGCTGGCTGCTGCTGGTCATATTCGTGCCGAAGGGTGTTCAGTTTGCAGCCCAGAATCTTTACCCTGCGCCATCCCGTATTGCATTTGAGACGAGGCTGGAACAGGATGTCATGAAAGCAGGGGACAGCCATAACCCGGATGACCCTCATTTTAAAAAGATAAAAGATTCTCTGCTTGCCCGCTATCATGTAAGCAATACCAATGATCTGCCCTTTAATTACAGTGGCTTTGTGATGAAGGAAGGCGAAAAGATCAGCTCGCAAATTTACATCAGGCATCAGGAAGAGCTACAGGAAACCTATAACCGGCAGCAGCGGTTTTCGGATATCTGTTCATTCCTGGATCCTGTAATTGCCGTTAAAAACTTTTCAATGACGGCTGCGGGAACTGATTTTTATGCATATATCCGTTTCCGGGAACAGGCAGAAGCATACCGGTATGACATGGCACAGAGGCTTAATGACCTGCAGATTGAAAATATCAGCAATATCAAGCCTGAAAAAGGCGGCCCGCCAGCCCTTGTATCCCGTAACAACTGGAAAAAATTCCCTGATTTCAATTACCGGTATACTCAGGTTTCCGAGAGCATCAGGGTAAATTGGATACCCGCAGCAGCCCTTTTATTCTGGCTGGCAGTGTGTGTGTTCCTTATTGAAGCAGGAGGCAGAACCTTAAAATTAATTTAAATGAACCATTATTTAATAAAACAGTTTTACCGCAACAAAGCATACGTAATTGCATTGCTGGTATTGTTAATGGCGGGATTAACCGCACTCTATACAGGGAAAAAATTCCTGGACCGGAATCATGAGATCATCGCTAAAAGCGGGCAGTACCAGAAAGAGAGCATCGGGAAGAATGTGAAGTTCCATCAGGATGACCTGGGCCTCATTCTTTATTATGTTAAATTTAACCTGGTGAATGAAACGCCAAGGCTTGCAGCCCTCAGTATCGGGATGCGGGACCTCAACCCATCAATACAGGGCGTGACGATACGGAACCTTGAAGAGCAGCGCTACAATTCAGATTTTTATAATCCTGCCAATGCAGCAGCCGGGAATTTCGATTTCAGTTTTGTCCTGGTATTTCTTTTTCCGCTGATCATTATCGCGTTCTGCTATAACCTGATTTCAGAAGAAGAGGAGAGCGGCCGCTGGAAACTGCTTTCCGTGCAGAGCGCCGGTTTGGGGAAACTGCTGGATGCCCGTCTGCTGGTCCGGTTCTGTGCAGTGAGTGCCGTATATCTGATTCTGATTGCAACAGCTGCTTTCTGGATCGGGATTGCGGCAGACCGGTTTTTTACAGCTTTTATTCTTTCAGGCTGGCTCTATATCCTGTTCTGGTTTGTGCTGTGCCGCTGGGTGATCCTGTTCAGGAAGCCTTCTGCTCAAAATGCACTGGTTCTGCTGATGGTATGGGTAGGCATGAATTTTATCATCCCGATGAGTAGCAATATGATCATCCAGAAATATTACCCGGTACAGGAATCCCTGAAAGCCGTAATGGAACAGCGGGAGGGCTATCACAATAAATGGGATGAGGCAAAGCAGCCTACCATGGAGAAGTTTTACAACGTATATCCGCAATACCGCCGTTTTACGGTTGAAGAAAACGATGCATTTACATGGACGTGGTATTATGCGATGCAGCATATGGGCGACCTGGAAGCTTCAACTTCTTCAGAATTGTATAACGAAAAAATGAATAAACGCAGCCGGGCCGCTGAATTCCTGGGGTATTTTTTACCTAATATCCATACACAGCTCACCGAAAGCCGGCTGGCAGAAACGGGAATGGAAAACCGGTTGCTGTATGCTGCCGCCCTGCGAAAATTCCATGAAGATAAGCGCCTGTTTTTCTATCCGCTTATTTTTTCAGGTAAAAATGCAGACGCTGTACAATGGGACCGGCAGACCGTATCCGTCTTTAAAGAATCCGGAAACCTGAATCTGTCAGAGATCTTTCTGCCGTATTTCGCGCTTATTGCAGCCATCATTATCCTTTCACAAAACAAATTCAGAAAACTATGTTAAAAACAGTTGATCTCCATAAAAAATACAATGGTTTTACGGCTCTGCAATCTCTTAACCTTGAAGTGGGGAAGGGTGAGGTTTTTGCCCTGCTGGGGCAGAACGGTGCCGGAAAAAGCACGACCATCAACATCCTGCTAGGGCTTATAAAAGCAACTTCAGGCGATGCATTTATCAATAAGATTTCAGTGCGGGAACATCCGCAGGAAATAAAAAAACACATGGCTTACATTCCTGAAACCGTGTTACTGTATCCCGGCCTTACCGGCCTGGAAAACCTGGATTTTTTCTCCAGGATTGCCGGATTTACCTACAGCAGGGAAGAACTGTCAGCGTTCCTGAAACGTACCGGGCTTCAGGAAACGGCTCATCAGAAACCTTTGGGGGGATATTCCAAGGGGATGCGCCAGAAAGTGGGGATTGCAATTGCTCTGGCCAAAGATGCAAAGGTGCTCCTGCTGGATGAACCTACCAGCGGGCTGGATCCTATTGCCACTGCGGAATTCACTGAGATTGTACGGCAGCTGGGAAAAGAGGGGAGAACCGTATTTATGGCAACCCACGATATTTTTAACGCAGTAAGCGTAGCTACCAACATCGGGATCATGAAGCAGGGCGAGCTGGTCCAGAATGTACCCTCAAAAACATTTACTGCCGGAGAATTGCAGGAACTTTATCTTAAAACGATTTGATGCCTACCTATTGTCCTCAGCATGTTAAGTTTTATCTAAAAACAGTTAAGCTGCTTATGATTATATTAAATCCTTATCCTCCGGTAAAATAAAAAGGTAAACAGTTTTATTATAAAACAGCCGTTGATTTTGTCACATTTATGACAAAGTCAGCGGCTGTTCTTTTGATTATGATATTCAAACCTGCCTGTTTCGGTTTTATTTTTTCAGTACTGCAAAGCTCTGTCTGCAAATAAGTCATATTCATTATTCCGGTAAGATATTCAGTCTTTATTTATCCGGGGATGACTTCCTGTCAACATTTGAATGCCCTGACGGATTTCCGTTAATCAATGTTAGGAATAGTCAAAAATACCGATCTGTTTTTTACACGATGTTAATTCAAAAATAACTTTTTTCAAGAATTTTCACCTTCCTTCATAAGATATAATTAACAATAATTTTACAAACACTTAATATATGTCCCATATCCGGGATATCATATTCGCATTTTCGTATCCATTGCTTCTTACATCAACAATTAACCTAACTATAGAATTTATTCTATATTTTTAACTAAAATACCATATTTGTATAAATAAATATTTTTTTTATCGCTTTTT
The sequence above is a segment of the Chryseobacterium sp. JJR-5R genome. Coding sequences within it:
- a CDS encoding SemiSWEET family transporter, whose amino-acid sequence is MDNKKFFKILGWVATVTAMAMYVSYIPQIRSNLAGNKGEWLQPLVAAVNCTLWVVYGFMKKPERDMPIILANSPGIVFGLFAFFTAI
- a CDS encoding TonB-dependent siderophore receptor, giving the protein MHTQNFYHPEVLSRTPGKTYKLSVLSFMLALSAFNAQQTRKDSAGSATIQTVEITGRKSKDYISDYSFAATKTAMKNKDLPLTLNTVTKELINDRQAFQLGDVMKNVSGVSPSSYYNQYNIRGISQNEEGQIINGMRTRQYYFLQPMTSNIERVEVFKGPASITMSSADPGGTINMVTKKPLEIPRHQVSLSGGSFDTYRITTDLTGPLNKSKNLRYRFNGAYQNAGSFRDHVKNTGILVSPSITFIPNEKTSLNVEMIFNDLHGNLDRGQPVFGAVPGKTDLNSTPRSLNLGAPDDYFKTREFVIMGSFAHHFNRHVSFNASYMKQFWNENLQEHRTTNSFVPDINNNPVFSLAMMQFVQRKQKWGTDNINAYFNFSYRTGEVEHQTLLGYDSQVWEKRDGGEQNAARGFLLKDGSVASSYNPANAANYQTVSYQGIIIPKTNVAPFDLTPGAQNHQGTDFYIMNVNTVLPSALTTTHAAYLQHLFTWRKFKVLSGIRHEWFQDITQFKTDNESSFRNAKLLYRVGVTYSLTDHINLYGTYLTGYQPQSNTVSLMPNTAGFTGSQSAARFRPLTSDLKELGIKARLFGKFSVSLSAYEINQKNILINANNPAEPDELVQRGADRSRGFEAEFTGYILPQWHIYGGYSYIDAVIRNDADPGLIGKRKENTSKNGVNLWTRYNFTKIPALRDFGAGLGMLYQSSKIPWFTRSFELPAYTTLDAALYYAPTDTKLQLALNVNNLNGTTYWLGAQNYLRLFPGAPRNYSITATYIF
- a CDS encoding ABC transporter permease, with product MAKSILKLIIRKTRQDLLKEKQNLLIAVTVLLFCMLSMGVRFMKYKETGTQIQEYRKEVREHWEDRPAKHPHRMAHYGYLVFRTAHPLSIFDNGLDDYLGNVIFLEAHKQNTANLSEAGSSGILVRFGAFTGAFILQCIVPLIILFIGFGLIARERENATLKILSTQGASGRDMVWGKILGLWQFSLLFLLPVLPVVFLITLTSGAVPWADIGIRLLMLMPAYMAYYFFISALTVLASACSKSSSLALVGLIGCWLLLVIFVPKGVQFAAQNLYPAPSRIAFETRLEQDVMKAGDSHNPDDPHFKKIKDSLLARYHVSNTNDLPFNYSGFVMKEGEKISSQIYIRHQEELQETYNRQQRFSDICSFLDPVIAVKNFSMTAAGTDFYAYIRFREQAEAYRYDMAQRLNDLQIENISNIKPEKGGPPALVSRNNWKKFPDFNYRYTQVSESIRVNWIPAAALLFWLAVCVFLIEAGGRTLKLI
- a CDS encoding DUF3526 domain-containing protein — translated: MNHYLIKQFYRNKAYVIALLVLLMAGLTALYTGKKFLDRNHEIIAKSGQYQKESIGKNVKFHQDDLGLILYYVKFNLVNETPRLAALSIGMRDLNPSIQGVTIRNLEEQRYNSDFYNPANAAAGNFDFSFVLVFLFPLIIIAFCYNLISEEEESGRWKLLSVQSAGLGKLLDARLLVRFCAVSAVYLILIATAAFWIGIAADRFFTAFILSGWLYILFWFVLCRWVILFRKPSAQNALVLLMVWVGMNFIIPMSSNMIIQKYYPVQESLKAVMEQREGYHNKWDEAKQPTMEKFYNVYPQYRRFTVEENDAFTWTWYYAMQHMGDLEASTSSELYNEKMNKRSRAAEFLGYFLPNIHTQLTESRLAETGMENRLLYAAALRKFHEDKRLFFYPLIFSGKNADAVQWDRQTVSVFKESGNLNLSEIFLPYFALIAAIIILSQNKFRKLC
- a CDS encoding ABC transporter ATP-binding protein, with protein sequence MLKTVDLHKKYNGFTALQSLNLEVGKGEVFALLGQNGAGKSTTINILLGLIKATSGDAFINKISVREHPQEIKKHMAYIPETVLLYPGLTGLENLDFFSRIAGFTYSREELSAFLKRTGLQETAHQKPLGGYSKGMRQKVGIAIALAKDAKVLLLDEPTSGLDPIATAEFTEIVRQLGKEGRTVFMATHDIFNAVSVATNIGIMKQGELVQNVPSKTFTAGELQELYLKTI